The Salvia miltiorrhiza cultivar Shanhuang (shh) chromosome 1, IMPLAD_Smil_shh, whole genome shotgun sequence genome has a window encoding:
- the LOC131017794 gene encoding cysteine-rich and transmembrane domain-containing protein WIH2 — MSYYNQNQPPVGVPPPQGYPPEGYPKDAYPPAGYPPQGYPQAQGYPPQGYPPQYAPQYGQPPQHQQQQQSGSPGFMEGCLAALCCCCLLDACF, encoded by the exons ATGAGTTATTACAATCAGAATCAACCCCCAGTCGGTGTACCTCCGCCTCAAG GTTACCCGCCGGAGGGCTACCCTAAGGATGCATATCCGCCGGCGGGATACCCGCCGCAGGGGTACCCGCAGGCGCAGGGATACCCACCCCAGGGATATCCGCCGCAGTACGCCCCCCAGTACGGCCAGCCGCCGCAGcaccagcagcaacagcaaTCCGGTAGTCCAGGATTCATGGAAGGATG TTTGGCTGCTCTCTGCTGCTGTTGTCTCCTTGATGCATGCTTCTGA